A genomic window from Cydia amplana chromosome 3, ilCydAmpl1.1, whole genome shotgun sequence includes:
- the LOC134662526 gene encoding uncharacterized protein LOC134662526, producing MLQFIDILKSKTKMNLQTKHILAAERLLLQRAQSEDFADELRSLRRGEPLTKGSALFELDPELAADNVLRMRGRIDAAPVPINKRPAILHGRNRYHREATREALGGALHLPDDPGGAPGAGALPQH from the exons ATGTTGCAATTTATTGACattctaaaatctaaaactaaGATGAACTTACAAACCAAACATATACTGGCCGCTGAACGTTTACTATTGCAGAGAGCGCAGAGCGAGGACTTCGCCGACGAGCTTCGGAGCCTCCGCCGCGGCGAGCCTCTGACCAAAGGCAGCGCGCTCTTCGAGCTGGACCCCGAGCTCGCAGCCGACAACGTGCTCCGCATGCGGGGGCGCATCGACGCCGCGCCCGTGCCTATCAACAAGAGGCCGGCCATTCTACACGGACGTAACCG TTACCATCGGGAGGCGACACGAGAAGCGCTGGGTGGCGCTCTACACCTGCCTGACGACCCGGGCGGTGCACCTGGAGCTGGTGCACTCCCTCAGCACTGA